In the Flavobacteriales bacterium genome, CACACCGACCACGCGGGTGCTGCCGACACGCTTCTCGAGACCCACACCGATCTGGATCGTGTTGCCGCCCCACTTGGTGGAGTTCTCCACAGTGGCGTTCGGGTCGGTCGAACCCGCATCGGGAACGAGGACCGTCTCCTTGTGGCTGTAGAAGCCCAGGCGCAGGCGGCCACGGAACGCAGTGTTGGCGTTCTTCAGCTTCTTCACACCGATCACGGCACGGGTCACGCTACCGAAAGCGCCCTCGTCACCACCACCGGACCAGTTGTACGGATCCCATGTGCTGGCGGAGATCCAGCTCGGCACGGCATTGCCCGTGGTCCCGTTGAACAGGTTGCCAGCATAGCCGATGAACGGGGTGGCGTCGATGGTCAGGCCCCAATCACCATCCTGGGACAGCCAATTCTCACCGCGGTTGCTGGTGATCTCGCCCGTTTGGGCGGTCACTGCCGTAGCGGCGGAGATCGCTGCAGCGAACAGTACAGTCTTTCTCATGACGAACGTTTTGGTTTTACGTGTGCTTCTCGTTGATACTCACGGTCCTTCCCGGTCAAAGGTAGGTCCGAGGCGCGGCAAAGCTATTAACAATCGAGGTGGATATCAACACTTTTTTGTTGATCCATCGATCCGTTCATCGCCTTGGTCAGCCTCATCACGTGTTCGACCGGAGAATTCGGGGGCGAAGATAGCCCCGGTTCTGACACTACCAAGTTCAGGCCAGAAGAAGTGTAGTTCGTCGACTACTGACGATCGGCGAGCATCGGTACGAAGCGGAAGTCGCCATGCTCCTCGCGGTTGATCGAGACGTCGTCCATCCGTCGGATGCGGACCATGCGTTGCACCGGCCCCTCCCCCACGGGAATGACGAGCACCCCTCCTGCGCGCAGCTGGTCCACCAATGGCTCGGGCACGAAAGGCGCACCACAGGTGACCAGGATCCGATCATACGGCGCATAGGCCGGCAACCCCTGGAAGCCATCCCCATGATACAGGGCGGCCTTGTAGCCCAAGGACTCCAGGCGCGTGCGGGTCGTGAGGTACAGTGGCCTGTGCCGCTCCACGCTCCACACCTTCGCACCCAGGGCCGCCAGCACGGCGGTCTGGTACCCGCTCCCGGTGCCCACCTCCAGCACCCGATCCCCGCGACGCACCTCCAGCAACTGGGTCTGGAACGCCACGGTGTACGGCTGCGAAATGGTCTGGCCACACCCGATCGGGAACGGTTTGTCCTCGTAGGCATGAAGCCGAAGGGCACTGTCCTCGAAGAACAAATGCCGCGGCACCTGTCCGATGGCGTCGAGAACGGCCGCGGCGCTGATGCCCTTGGTCCGCAGCTCCTGTACCAACTTCCGCCGGGCCCCTTGGGACCGGTAATCATCACCCCGCAAGGTCATCGTCGCAAAAGTAGAAGCCCCCTCCACGGGACCGGGGCCTATTTTCGCGCCGCTTTCAACAGGCAGCATGTCGGAAAACCGTTTGCGCATCGGGATCCTTGGGGCCGGCCATTTGGGGCGCATCCACCTCCAACAGGCCCTGACGGTGGAGGGCCTGGAGGTGGTGGGCTTCCACGACCCTGACCCGGTGAAGTGCGCGGCGGTACATGCGGAGTTCGGGATCTCCGCCCTGGGCTCGGTGGACGCGGTCATCGAGGCCGCGCAACTGGTGGACGTCGTGACCCCGACACTGAGCCATCATGCCTGCGCCATGCAGGCCTTGGCCCAAGGTCGCCATGTGTTCATCGAGAAACCCCTGGCCAACACGGTGGAGGAGGGTCGTGAGCTGGTGCGGATGGCCGAAGCTTCAGGCCTCTGCGTCCAGGTGGGGCATGTCGAGCGGTTCAATCCGGCGTTCCAGGCCGCGGTGCCCAGTTTGAAGGAGCCCCTCTTCATCGAGGGTCACCGGCTGGCACAGTTCAACCCACGCGGCACGGATGTGCCGGTGATCCTCGACCTGATGGTACACGACCTGGACCTGGTGTTGAGCACCGTGCGTTCCGCCGTGACGGCCGTGCACGCGAGCGGAGTGGCCGTGGTGAGCGATTCTCCCGACATCGCGAACGCGCGCATCGAGTTCGCCAATGGCTGTGTGGCCAACCTCACGGCCAGCCGGATCAGCTTGAAGAACATGCGGAAGATGCGCTTCTTCCAGCGGGACGCGTACATCTCCGTGGACATGCTCGCCAAGGAGACGGAGATCGTGCGCATGGAGGCCGTAACGGGGGAACCCGATCCCTTCGCGATCACGCTCGACCTCGGGGGCGACAAGGGCAGGCGGGCGATCCAGTTCGAGAAGCCCGAGGTACCATCGATCAACGCCATCCGCGAGGAGCTGCGGTCGTTCGCCAGCGCGGTCCGCTCAGGCGCCACCCCGGCGGTCACCATCCAGGATGGTCTCAACGCGCTGGAGCTGGCGCACCGCATCCTGGAGCGAATGCAGGAGAACCTGCGGCGGGTGGTACCGTCCGGCCACATACCAGGCCCCTCCTAGCCCGCGTTATAACCCATCGGCCCATGCGCTCCACCACCCTCCTCGGATCCGTCGCTCTGGCGCTGCTGGGTTCCTGCACCAAGGGCGACAAGGAGGCTTCTTATCTCCAGTTGGGCACTGTCTCGGTGGTCACCGATCCGCTGACCGAGGGCACCGGTTCGAACCGCATCACCGACCTCTGGGTGTTCGTGGATGACAAAGCACTCGGGGTGTGGGAGTCCGGTTCACGGTTGCCGGTCCTGCGCGAGGGCCCGGTCGTCATCAAGCTCATCGCGGGGATCCCAAGGAACGGTATACGGGACGATCGCATCCAATATCCGTTCTATGACACCTGGTCGGGCGCGGTGGACCTGACGAAAGGCGCCACGGTGAGGATCGACCCGGCGTTCACCTACTTCCCGGGCAACGTGTACTGGATCGAGGGCTTCGAGGACCCCGGGTTCAAGTTCACGCGGAGCGCGGACAGCGACACCACGATGGTCCTGGTCAACGATCCGGCCCTGGTGCTCACGGGGAACGGTGCGGGACTCATCCATGTGGACCCTGCCAGGCCCTATGTCCGCATGGTGAGCAGCGATGCGTTCACCCCGAACGGCGCGGTGTTCCTGGAGATCGACCGGCGCAGTGACCATCGGTTCCTGATCGGCGGCCTGATGGACCCCAGCGGAGGCGGTAGCCCCATCGACCTGCCCTACCTTTATGTGGCACCCACCCTGCGGGATGATGGAGGCATGCCTTGGTCCAAGATCCATGTGGACCTGAGCAGCCTGTTCAACGCACCGGGGATCACCAACAGGCGCTTCTACATCGAAGTGCAGCTCGTGGATGGCGCCACGAGCGGGACCATCTACCTGGACGATCTCAAGGTCGTGCACCGCTGACCTGAAGCATGGACCGACGCGCCCAGGTCATCCGCTACGTGCTTTCCGACGTCCTCTCGGCCGCCACGGCCTGGACCCTGTTCTACCTGTATCGGAAGACCGTCCTGGAACCCCTGACCTTCGGCCATCCGGTCCCGGTGGAACTGGACCGCAACTACTTGACCGGGCTGGTGGTCATCCCGCTGTTCTGGCTGGGCCTGTACACCATGATCGGCGGCTACACGGACATCTTCCGGCGGTTCCGCACGAAGGAGCTTGGGCAGACCCTGCTGATCAGCGTGCTCGGCGTGGTGGTGATCTTCTTCGCCCTGCTGCTGGATGATGAGGTGCCCGATGGCACCTACCTCTCCCGCTCCTTCGTGGTGCTCTTCGGCCTCCATTTCGGGCTCACGTTCCTGCCCCGGTTCCTGCTCACCAGCCGCACGGTGCGCATGGTGCACGAGCGGCGCATCGGTTTCAACACCGTACTGGTGGGTGGGAATGAACGGGCGGTGGCCATCCATCAGGAGATCGAAGGCATGCGCAAGAGCCCGGGCAACCGGTTCGTGGGATTCGTGAGCGTGAACGGCGGTGATCAACAGCTGGGCACCACGGGCCTGCCGCGCCTGGGCAAGTGGACGGAGCTGCGCCGCGTGATCGCCGAGAACCAGGTGGAGGAGGCGATCATCGCCGTGGAGAGCAGTGAGCACGAGCACATCAGCCGCATCATCAACGAGCTGGAGGGCACCAACGTGCGGATCAAGATCATCCCCGACATGTACGACATCATGGCCGGGAGCGTGAAGATGACGAGCATCTTCGGTGCGCCGCTGATCGAGGTGAACCCCCAGATCATGCCGGCGTGGCAGTTCGCCTTGAAGCGGTTGGTCGACATCGTGTTCAGCGGTCTCGCACTGCTGCTGCTCTCTCCGGTGCTCTTGGTCATCGCCGTGCTCGTTCGGTCCTCCGGCGCAGGCCCCATCTTCTTCCGCCAGGAACGCATCGGCCGGTTCGGCAAACCCTTCCGCATCATCAAGTTCCGCAGCATGGTGGCCGATGCCGAGCAGGCCGGCCCGCAGCTCAGCAGCTCCACCGACCCACGCATCACCCCCATCGGCCGGTTCCTGCGTCGCACCCGGCTGGACGAACTGCCGCAGTTCTGGAACGTGCTGAAGGGTGACATGAGCCTGGTGGGACCGCGTCCCGAACGCCAGTTCTTCATCGACCGCATCATGGAGGTGGCCCCCCACTACCGCCACCTGCATAAGGTCCGCCCCGGCATCACGAGCTGGGGTCAGGTGAAGTTCGGCTACGCCGAGAACGTGGAGCAGATGGTGCGCCGCCTCAAATACGACATCCTCTACATCGAGAACATGAGCCTCGCGGTGGACCTCAAGATCCTCGCCTACACGGTCATCATCATGCTCAAGGGCGACGGGAAGTAGTCCTACGCACATCCTTGTCCGCAACAGTGCTTGCGCACGGGCCAACGCGCGACAGTGCCTGCCCGCAATACCACCGCGTGACAGTGCTCTCCCACGGGCTTACGCACGACAGTGCCCACGCACAGTCCAACGTGCAACAGTGCCCGCCCGCTGCCCATTGTCAACTGTGGTACTGTCCACTGTCCCACTGTCCACTGTTACAGGGAGGACCGTACGCCGGGCACTGTCCGCTACTTTCGTCCCCCTATAGATCGAAAAGATGAACATCTCCGTCATCGGTGCCGGCCAGATGGGCAATGGCATCGCCCACGTGTTCGCGCAAGGTGGATACCGGGTCACCCTCATCGACATCGCGCAGGACAGGCTGGACAAGGCCGTGGCCACCATTGCGAAGAACATGGACCGCCAGGTGGCCAAGGGCGGCCTCACCGAGGAAGGCAAACAGGCGGCCCTCGCGAACATCGCCACCACCACCGACATGGCTGCAGGCGTGCGCACCGCAAACCTGGTGGTGGAGGCCGCCACGGAGAACGTGGACCTGAAACTGAAGATCTTCCGCGACATCGATACGCATGCCCCCCAGGGCTGCATCCTTGCGACCAACACCAGCAGCATCAGCATCACCCGCATCGCCGCCGCCACCCACCGTGCGGGCGACGTCATCGGCATGCACTTCATGAACCCCGTGCCGGTGATGAAGCTGGTGGAGGTGATCCGCGGCTACGACACCACGGATGCGGTCACCAGGACCATCATGGACCTGAGCACCGCGATCGGCAAAGTGCCGGTGGAGGTGAACGACCAGGCGGGCTTCGTGAGCAACCGGATCCTGATGCCGATGATCAACGAGGCCATCGAGACCCTGTTCCAGGGCATCGGTGGCGTGGCCGAGATCGACACGGTGATGAAGCTGGGCATGGCGCATCCCATGGGACCACTGCAGCTGGCGGACTTCATCGGGCTGGATACCTGCCTGGCGATCCTGCGCGTGCTCCACGAGGGCTTCGGCAACCCCAAGTACGCCCCCTGCCCCCTGCTCGTACAGATGGTGACCGCAGGCAAGCTGGGCGTGAAGAGCGGTGAGGGCTTCTACCGGTACACCGCCGGCAGCAAGGACCTGGTGGTTGCACCCGCGTTCGCGAAGTGAACATCCGCGAGGCGACACCGGCCGACATCCCGGTGATCCAGGGCATCGCCCACGCCTGCTGGCCGGTGGCCTACACCGGCATCATCAGCCCGTCACAGATCGCCTACATGCTGGACCTCATGTACGGAACGCCGGCGTTGGAGGAGCAGTTCGGGCCGATGGGGCACCGGTT is a window encoding:
- a CDS encoding protein-L-isoaspartate(D-aspartate) O-methyltransferase — protein: MTLRGDDYRSQGARRKLVQELRTKGISAAAVLDAIGQVPRHLFFEDSALRLHAYEDKPFPIGCGQTISQPYTVAFQTQLLEVRRGDRVLEVGTGSGYQTAVLAALGAKVWSVERHRPLYLTTRTRLESLGYKAALYHGDGFQGLPAYAPYDRILVTCGAPFVPEPLVDQLRAGGVLVIPVGEGPVQRMVRIRRMDDVSINREEHGDFRFVPMLADRQ
- a CDS encoding Gfo/Idh/MocA family oxidoreductase, with amino-acid sequence MSENRLRIGILGAGHLGRIHLQQALTVEGLEVVGFHDPDPVKCAAVHAEFGISALGSVDAVIEAAQLVDVVTPTLSHHACAMQALAQGRHVFIEKPLANTVEEGRELVRMAEASGLCVQVGHVERFNPAFQAAVPSLKEPLFIEGHRLAQFNPRGTDVPVILDLMVHDLDLVLSTVRSAVTAVHASGVAVVSDSPDIANARIEFANGCVANLTASRISLKNMRKMRFFQRDAYISVDMLAKETEIVRMEAVTGEPDPFAITLDLGGDKGRRAIQFEKPEVPSINAIREELRSFASAVRSGATPAVTIQDGLNALELAHRILERMQENLRRVVPSGHIPGPS
- a CDS encoding sugar transferase, producing the protein MDRRAQVIRYVLSDVLSAATAWTLFYLYRKTVLEPLTFGHPVPVELDRNYLTGLVVIPLFWLGLYTMIGGYTDIFRRFRTKELGQTLLISVLGVVVIFFALLLDDEVPDGTYLSRSFVVLFGLHFGLTFLPRFLLTSRTVRMVHERRIGFNTVLVGGNERAVAIHQEIEGMRKSPGNRFVGFVSVNGGDQQLGTTGLPRLGKWTELRRVIAENQVEEAIIAVESSEHEHISRIINELEGTNVRIKIIPDMYDIMAGSVKMTSIFGAPLIEVNPQIMPAWQFALKRLVDIVFSGLALLLLSPVLLVIAVLVRSSGAGPIFFRQERIGRFGKPFRIIKFRSMVADAEQAGPQLSSSTDPRITPIGRFLRRTRLDELPQFWNVLKGDMSLVGPRPERQFFIDRIMEVAPHYRHLHKVRPGITSWGQVKFGYAENVEQMVRRLKYDILYIENMSLAVDLKILAYTVIIMLKGDGK
- a CDS encoding 3-hydroxybutyryl-CoA dehydrogenase (converts (S)-3-hydroxybutanoyl-CoA to 3-acetoacetyl-CoA), translated to MNISVIGAGQMGNGIAHVFAQGGYRVTLIDIAQDRLDKAVATIAKNMDRQVAKGGLTEEGKQAALANIATTTDMAAGVRTANLVVEAATENVDLKLKIFRDIDTHAPQGCILATNTSSISITRIAAATHRAGDVIGMHFMNPVPVMKLVEVIRGYDTTDAVTRTIMDLSTAIGKVPVEVNDQAGFVSNRILMPMINEAIETLFQGIGGVAEIDTVMKLGMAHPMGPLQLADFIGLDTCLAILRVLHEGFGNPKYAPCPLLVQMVTAGKLGVKSGEGFYRYTAGSKDLVVAPAFAK